In Salmonella enterica subsp. enterica serovar Typhimurium str. LT2, a single window of DNA contains:
- the sopA gene encoding secreted effector protein of Salmonella (similar to E. coli orf, hypothetical protein (AAC77008.1); Blastp hit to AAC77008.1 (442 aa), 24% identity in aa 194 - 432, 20% identity in aa 59 - 151, 23% identity in aa 34 - 71, 32% identity in aa 19 - 50), which yields MKISSGAINFSTIPNQVKKLITSIREHTKNGLTSKITSVKNTHTSLNEKFKTGKDSPIEFALPQKIKDFFQPKDKNTLNKTLITVKNIKDTNNAGKKNISAEDVSKMNAAFMRKHIANQTCDYNYRMTGAAPLPGGVSVSANNRPTVSEGRTPPVSPSLSLQATSSPSSPADWAKKLTDAVLRQKAGETLTAADRDFSNADFRNITFSKILPPSFMERDGDIIKGFNFSNSKFTYSDISHLHFDECRFTYSTLSDVVCSNTKFSNSDMNEVFLQYSITTQQQPSFIDTTLKNTLIRHKANLSGVILNEPDNSSPPSVSGGGNFIRLGDIWLQMPLLWTENAVDGFLNHEHNNGKSILMTIDSLPDKYSQEKVQAMEDLVKSLRGGRLTEACIRPVESSLVSVLAHPPYTQSALISEWLGPVQERFFAHQCQTYNDVPLPAPDTYYQQRILPVLLDSFDRNSAAMTTHSGLFNQVILHCMTGVDCTDGTRQKAAALYEQYLAHPAVSPHIHNGLFGNYDGSPDWTTRAADNFLLLSSQDSDTAMMLSTDTLLTMLNPTPDTAWDNFYLLRAGENVSTAQISPVELFRHDFPVFLAAFNQQATQRRFGELIDIILSTEEHGELNQQFLAATNQKHSTVKLIDDASVSRLATIFDPLLPEGKLSPAHYQHILSAYHLTDATPQKQAETLFCLSTAFARYSSSAIFGTEHDSPPALRGYAEALMQKAWELSPAIFPSSEQFTEWSDRFHGLHGAFTCTSVVADSMQRHARKYFPSVLSSILPLAWA from the coding sequence ATGAAGATATCATCAGGCGCAATTAATTTTTCTACTATTCCTAACCAGGTTAAAAAATTAATTACCTCTATTCGTGAACATACGAAAAACGGGCTCACCTCAAAAATAACCAGTGTTAAAAACACGCATACATCTTTAAATGAAAAATTTAAAACAGGAAAGGACTCACCGATTGAGTTCGCGTTACCACAAAAAATAAAAGACTTCTTTCAGCCGAAAGATAAAAACACCTTAAACAAAACATTGATTACTGTTAAAAATATTAAAGATACAAATAATGCAGGCAAGAAAAATATTTCAGCAGAAGATGTCTCAAAAATGAATGCAGCATTCATGCGTAAGCATATTGCAAATCAAACATGTGATTATAATTACAGAATGACAGGTGCGGCCCCGCTCCCCGGTGGAGTCTCTGTATCAGCCAATAACAGGCCCACGGTTTCTGAAGGTAGAACACCACCAGTATCCCCCTCCCTCTCACTTCAGGCTACCTCTTCCCCGTCATCACCTGCCGACTGGGCTAAGAAACTCACGGATGCAGTTTTACGACAGAAAGCCGGAGAAACCCTTACGGCCGCAGATCGCGATTTTTCAAACGCAGATTTCCGTAATATTACATTCAGCAAAATATTGCCCCCCAGCTTCATGGAGCGAGACGGCGATATTATTAAGGGGTTCAACTTTTCAAATTCAAAATTTACTTATTCTGATATATCTCATTTACATTTTGACGAATGCCGATTCACTTATTCGACACTGAGTGATGTAGTCTGCAGTAATACGAAATTTAGTAATTCAGACATGAATGAAGTGTTTTTACAGTATTCAATTACTACACAACAACAGCCCTCGTTTATTGATACAACATTAAAAAATACGCTTATACGTCACAAAGCCAACCTCTCTGGCGTTATTTTAAATGAACCGGATAATTCATCACCTCCGTCAGTGTCAGGGGGCGGAAATTTTATTCGTCTAGGTGATATCTGGCTGCAAATGCCACTCCTTTGGACTGAGAACGCTGTGGATGGATTTTTAAATCATGAGCACAATAATGGTAAAAGTATTCTGATGACCATTGACAGCCTGCCCGATAAATACAGTCAGGAAAAAGTCCAGGCAATGGAAGACCTGGTTAAGTCATTGCGGGGTGGCCGCTTAACAGAGGCATGTATCCGGCCAGTTGAAAGTTCGCTGGTAAGCGTACTGGCCCACCCCCCCTATACGCAAAGTGCGCTTATCAGCGAGTGGCTCGGGCCTGTTCAGGAACGTTTTTTTGCCCACCAGTGCCAGACCTATAATGACGTTCCCCTGCCGGCTCCTGACACATATTATCAGCAGCGCATACTGCCTGTGTTGCTGGATTCGTTTGACAGGAACAGCGCCGCCATGACCACTCACAGCGGACTCTTTAATCAGGTGATTTTACACTGTATGACAGGCGTGGACTGCACTGATGGCACCCGCCAGAAAGCTGCAGCGCTTTATGAACAGTATCTTGCTCACCCGGCGGTGTCTCCCCACATCCATAATGGGCTCTTCGGCAATTATGATGGCAGCCCGGACTGGACAACCCGCGCTGCAGATAATTTCCTGCTGCTTTCCTCCCAAGATTCAGACACGGCGATGATGCTCTCCACTGACACGCTGTTAACAATGCTAAACCCTACTCCTGACACTGCATGGGACAACTTTTACCTGCTGCGAGCCGGAGAGAACGTTTCCACCGCGCAAATCTCTCCGGTAGAGTTATTCCGTCATGACTTTCCGGTGTTTCTCGCCGCATTTAATCAGCAGGCCACGCAGCGACGCTTTGGGGAGCTGATTGATATCATCCTCAGCACTGAAGAGCACGGGGAGCTGAACCAGCAGTTTCTTGCCGCCACGAACCAGAAACATTCCACCGTGAAGTTGATTGATGATGCCTCAGTGTCGCGTCTGGCCACCATTTTTGACCCCTTGCTTCCTGAAGGCAAACTCAGCCCGGCACACTACCAGCACATCCTCAGTGCTTATCACCTGACGGACGCCACCCCACAGAAGCAGGCGGAAACCCTGTTCTGTCTCAGTACCGCATTCGCACGCTATTCCTCCAGCGCCATTTTCGGCACTGAGCATGACTCTCCGCCGGCCCTGAGAGGCTATGCGGAGGCGCTGATGCAGAAAGCCTGGGAGCTGTCTCCGGCGATATTCCCATCCAGCGAACAGTTTACCGAGTGGTCCGACCGTTTTCACGGCCTCCATGGCGCCTTTACCTGTACCAGCGTTGTGGCGGATAGTATGCAACGTCATGCCAGAAAATATTTCCCGAGTGTTCTGTCATCCATCCTGCCACTGGCCTGGGCGTAG
- the sbcB gene encoding exonuclease I (3' --> 5' specific; deoxyribophosphodiesterase; similar to E. coli exonuclease I, 3' --> 5' specific; deoxyribophosphodiesterase (AAC75072.1); Blastp hit to AAC75072.1 (475 aa), 93% identity in aa 8 - 475), with product MTVKNDSIQSTFLFHDYETFGTHPALDRPAQFAALRTDNDFNVIGEPEVFYCKPADDYLPQPGAVLITGITPQEAREKGENEAAFARRIHALFTVPKTCVVGYNNVRFDDEVTRNIFYRNFYDPYAWSWQHDNSRWDLLDVMRACYALRPEGINWPENDDGLPSFRLEHLTRANGIEHSNAHDAMADVYATIAMAQLVKTRQPRLFDYLYSHRSKHKLAALIDVPQMKPLVHVSGMFGAWRGNTSWVAPLAWHPENRNAVIMVDLAGDISPLLELDSDTLRERLYTAKADLGDHAAVPVKLVHINKCPVLAQANTLRPEDADRLGINRQHCLDNLKVLRENPQVRDKVVAIFAEAEPFAASDNVDAQLYDGFFSDADRAAMKIVLETEPRNLPALDITFVDKRIEKLLFNYRARNFPGTLDDAEQQRWLEHRRQVLTPEFLQQYANELQMLSQQYAEDKTKLGLLKSLWQYATEIV from the coding sequence GTGACAGTTAAAAACGACAGCATACAGAGCACATTCCTCTTCCACGATTACGAAACCTTCGGTACGCATCCAGCCCTCGACAGACCTGCGCAATTCGCCGCGCTCCGTACGGATAACGACTTCAACGTTATTGGCGAGCCGGAGGTGTTTTATTGCAAACCCGCCGATGATTATCTACCGCAGCCCGGCGCGGTGCTGATTACCGGCATCACGCCGCAGGAAGCGCGTGAGAAAGGAGAAAACGAAGCCGCTTTCGCCAGACGCATTCATGCGCTGTTCACCGTTCCTAAAACCTGCGTTGTGGGCTACAACAATGTGCGCTTTGATGATGAAGTCACGCGCAATATTTTTTATCGCAACTTTTACGATCCCTACGCCTGGAGCTGGCAGCATGATAATTCACGTTGGGATCTATTGGATGTCATGCGCGCCTGTTATGCGCTGCGCCCGGAGGGAATTAACTGGCCGGAAAACGACGACGGCCTGCCCAGCTTTCGTCTGGAACATTTAACCCGGGCGAACGGGATCGAACACAGCAACGCGCATGATGCGATGGCGGATGTCTACGCCACTATTGCGATGGCGCAACTGGTGAAAACACGCCAGCCGCGGCTGTTTGATTATCTTTATAGCCACCGCAGTAAACATAAACTGGCGGCGCTGATTGACGTTCCGCAAATGAAGCCGCTGGTGCATGTCTCCGGCATGTTTGGCGCGTGGCGCGGTAATACAAGCTGGGTCGCGCCGCTGGCGTGGCATCCTGAAAACCGTAACGCGGTGATCATGGTCGATTTAGCAGGCGATATTTCTCCTCTTCTTGAGCTGGACAGCGATACCCTTCGCGAGCGGCTTTATACGGCCAAAGCCGATCTTGGCGATCACGCCGCAGTGCCGGTAAAGCTGGTGCATATCAATAAATGTCCGGTACTGGCGCAGGCGAATACCTTGCGCCCGGAGGATGCCGACCGGCTGGGAATTAACCGCCAGCACTGCCTGGATAACCTGAAAGTGCTGCGTGAAAACCCGCAGGTCCGCGACAAAGTGGTGGCGATTTTCGCCGAAGCCGAACCTTTTGCCGCCTCGGATAACGTTGATGCCCAGCTCTATGATGGTTTTTTCAGCGATGCCGATCGCGCAGCCATGAAAATCGTACTCGAAACCGAGCCGCGTAACCTGCCCGCGCTGGATATTACCTTTGTCGATAAGCGCATTGAGAAGCTGCTGTTTAATTACCGCGCACGCAATTTTCCCGGTACGCTGGATGACGCAGAGCAGCAGCGCTGGCTGGAGCATCGCCGTCAGGTGCTGACGCCGGAGTTTTTACAACAGTATGCCAATGAATTGCAGATGCTTTCTCAGCAGTATGCGGAAGATAAAACGAAGCTGGGGTTGCTGAAATCACTGTGGCAGTACGCAACCGAGATTGTGTAA
- the yeeF gene encoding putative APC family amino acid transport protein (similar to E. coli putative amino acid/amine transport protein (AAC75075.1); Blastp hit to AAC75075.1 (454 aa), 99% identity in aa 1 - 454), translated as MTMSHNVTPNTSRVELRKTLTLVPVVMMGLAYMQPMTLFDTFGIVSGLTDGHVPTAYAFALIAILFTALSYGKLVRRYPSAGSAYTYAQKSISPTVGFMVGWSSLLDYLFAPMINILLAKIYFEALVPSIPSWVFVVALVAFMTAFNLRSLKSVANFNTVIVVLQVVLIAVILGMVVYGVFEGEGAGTLASTRPFWSGDAHVIPMITGATILCFSFTGFDGISNLSEETKDAERVIPRAIFLTALIGGLIFIFATYFLQLYFPDISRFKDPDASQPEIMLYVAGKTFQVGALIFSTITVLASGMAAHAGVARLMYVMGRDGVFPKSFFGYVHPKWRTPAMNIILVGAIALLAINFDLVMATALINFGALVAFTFVNLSVISQFWIREKRNKTLKDHFQYLFLPMCGALTVGALWVNLEESSMVLGLIWAGIGLIYLACVTKSFRNPVPQYEDVA; from the coding sequence ATGACCATGTCGCATAACGTTACTCCAAACACCTCTCGCGTGGAATTACGTAAAACGCTTACGTTAGTTCCGGTTGTAATGATGGGTCTTGCCTATATGCAGCCGATGACGCTGTTCGATACATTTGGTATCGTTTCAGGCCTCACTGACGGTCACGTACCGACGGCGTATGCATTCGCGTTAATCGCGATTCTGTTTACGGCGTTGAGCTACGGGAAACTGGTGCGTCGCTACCCTTCCGCGGGTTCGGCGTATACCTATGCCCAGAAATCCATCAGCCCGACCGTTGGCTTTATGGTGGGTTGGTCTTCTCTGCTCGATTATCTGTTCGCGCCGATGATCAACATTCTGTTGGCGAAAATTTATTTTGAAGCGCTGGTGCCCTCCATTCCGTCATGGGTGTTTGTTGTGGCGCTGGTGGCCTTTATGACGGCCTTTAACCTGCGCAGCCTCAAATCGGTCGCTAACTTCAACACCGTGATTGTAGTGCTACAGGTGGTGCTGATTGCGGTCATTCTGGGCATGGTGGTTTATGGCGTATTTGAAGGCGAAGGCGCCGGTACGCTGGCGAGCACCCGTCCGTTCTGGTCCGGCGATGCGCACGTTATCCCGATGATTACGGGAGCGACGATCCTGTGCTTCTCCTTTACCGGCTTTGACGGCATCAGTAACCTGTCGGAAGAGACCAAAGATGCTGAGCGCGTGATCCCGCGTGCGATTTTCCTGACCGCGCTGATTGGCGGCCTGATCTTCATCTTTGCAACCTATTTCCTGCAATTGTACTTCCCGGATATCTCTCGCTTTAAAGATCCGGATGCGTCTCAGCCGGAAATCATGCTGTACGTGGCGGGTAAAACCTTCCAGGTGGGCGCGCTGATCTTCTCTACTATCACCGTGCTGGCTTCCGGTATGGCTGCGCATGCAGGCGTAGCGCGCCTGATGTACGTAATGGGGCGCGACGGCGTATTCCCGAAAAGCTTCTTCGGTTACGTTCATCCGAAATGGCGTACGCCAGCGATGAACATCATCCTGGTCGGGGCGATCGCGCTGCTGGCGATTAATTTTGACCTGGTGATGGCGACAGCGCTGATTAACTTTGGTGCGCTGGTCGCGTTTACCTTTGTTAACCTGTCGGTGATTTCGCAGTTCTGGATCCGTGAGAAGCGTAATAAAACGTTGAAAGATCACTTCCAGTATCTGTTCCTGCCGATGTGCGGCGCGCTCACGGTTGGTGCGTTGTGGGTTAACCTGGAAGAGAGCTCAATGGTACTGGGCCTGATCTGGGCGGGTATCGGGCTGATTTATCTGGCGTGCGTAACTAAAAGCTTCCGCAACCCGGTTCCACAGTACGAAGACGTCGCGTAA
- the yeeY gene encoding putative LysR family transcriptional regulator (similar to E. coli putative transcriptional regulator LYSR-type (AAC75076.1); Blastp hit to AAC75076.1 (316 aa), 87% identity in aa 8 - 309), with protein MKPLLDVLIILDALEKEGSFAAASAKLFKTPSALSYTVHKLENDLNIQLLDRSGHRARFTRTGKMLLEKGREVLHTVRELEKQAIKLHEGWENELVIGVDDTFPFSLLAPLIDAFYQRHSVTRLKFVNGVLGGSWETLTQGRADIIVGAMRAPPPDTGFGFARLGDLELVFAVAPHHPLVHEEEPLSRQTIKRFRAIVVGDSVHSSRSIGSELLDAQEAITVFDFKTKLELQISGLGCGYLPRYLAQRFLESGALIEKKVVAQIVYEPVWVGWNEQTAGLASGWWRDEILANNAIAGVYAKSPV; from the coding sequence ATGAAACCACTGCTGGACGTTCTGATTATTCTTGATGCGTTAGAAAAAGAAGGCAGCTTCGCGGCGGCGTCGGCAAAATTATTTAAAACGCCGTCCGCCCTCAGTTATACCGTTCATAAGCTGGAAAACGATCTTAATATCCAACTGCTCGACCGTAGCGGGCATCGCGCGCGATTTACGCGAACCGGTAAGATGCTACTGGAAAAAGGCCGTGAAGTGCTGCACACCGTTCGCGAGCTGGAAAAGCAGGCGATTAAACTGCATGAAGGCTGGGAGAACGAACTGGTCATCGGTGTGGATGATACCTTTCCCTTTTCTCTTCTGGCCCCGCTTATCGACGCTTTTTATCAACGCCACAGCGTAACGCGCCTTAAATTTGTTAATGGCGTTCTCGGCGGTTCATGGGAGACGCTGACGCAGGGAAGGGCGGATATTATTGTTGGCGCCATGCGCGCGCCGCCGCCTGACACCGGCTTTGGCTTTGCAAGACTGGGCGACCTTGAACTGGTGTTTGCCGTCGCCCCTCATCATCCGCTGGTTCATGAAGAGGAACCGCTTAGCCGCCAGACGATCAAACGTTTTCGTGCGATTGTGGTTGGCGATAGCGTCCATTCCTCGCGATCAATAGGGTCTGAACTGCTCGACGCTCAGGAAGCGATTACCGTGTTTGATTTTAAAACCAAGCTGGAGCTGCAAATTAGCGGCCTGGGATGCGGCTATTTACCGCGTTATCTGGCGCAGCGATTTTTGGAAAGCGGCGCGCTTATAGAGAAGAAAGTTGTGGCGCAAATCGTCTATGAACCGGTGTGGGTTGGCTGGAATGAACAGACCGCCGGGCTGGCCAGTGGCTGGTGGCGGGATGAAATTTTAGCAAATAATGCTATTGCTGGGGTGTATGCAAAATCGCCGGTTTAA
- the yeeZ gene encoding putative dehydratase (similar to E. coli putative enzyme of sugar metabolism (AAC75077.1); Blastp hit to AAC75077.1 (274 aa), 89% identity in aa 1 - 274), producing the protein MKKVAIVGLGWLGMPLAMSLAARGWQVTGSKTTLDGVEAARMSGIESYPLRLEPELVCEADDLDALLDVDALVITLPARRSGPGEDFYLQAMQELVDSALAYRIPRIIFTSSTSVYGDAQGVVKENTPRNPVTASGRTLKELEDWLHNLPGTSVDILRLAGLVGPGRHPGRFFAGKTAPDGQHGVNLVHLEDVVGAITLLLQAPKGGHIYNICAPAHPARNVFYPQMTRLLGMAPPHFRDAPDNGKGKIIDGSRICNELGFEYQYPDPLVMPME; encoded by the coding sequence ATGAAAAAGGTCGCAATTGTCGGTTTAGGTTGGTTAGGCATGCCGCTGGCAATGTCGCTGGCAGCGAGAGGCTGGCAGGTTACCGGCAGCAAAACCACCCTTGACGGGGTGGAAGCGGCCCGTATGAGTGGAATTGAAAGCTATCCGCTGCGTCTGGAGCCGGAGTTGGTCTGTGAGGCGGACGATCTTGACGCTCTGCTGGATGTCGATGCGCTGGTGATAACACTGCCCGCGCGCCGTAGCGGTCCGGGAGAGGATTTTTATCTGCAGGCGATGCAGGAGCTGGTCGACAGCGCGCTGGCTTATCGTATCCCGCGTATTATTTTTACCAGTTCGACGTCTGTTTACGGCGATGCGCAAGGCGTGGTGAAAGAGAATACGCCGCGTAATCCGGTCACGGCCAGCGGGCGTACCCTGAAGGAACTGGAAGATTGGCTGCATAATCTGCCGGGCACGTCAGTGGATATTCTGCGGCTGGCGGGGTTGGTCGGGCCTGGGCGCCATCCCGGACGTTTCTTTGCCGGAAAAACCGCGCCGGATGGTCAACACGGGGTCAATCTGGTGCATCTTGAAGACGTGGTTGGCGCAATTACCCTCTTGCTACAGGCGCCGAAAGGAGGGCACATCTATAATATATGTGCGCCGGCGCATCCAGCCCGCAACGTGTTTTATCCGCAAATGACGCGCTTGCTGGGAATGGCGCCGCCGCATTTTCGTGACGCACCGGACAACGGCAAAGGGAAGATTATCGACGGTAGCCGGATTTGTAATGAGCTGGGATTTGAATATCAATATCCCGATCCGTTGGTGATGCCGATGGAGTGA
- the hisG gene encoding ATP phosphoribosyltransferase (ATP phosphoribosyltransferase. (SW:HIS1_SALTY)): MLDNTRLRIAIQKSGRLSDDSRELLARCGIKINLHTQRLIAMAENMPIDILRVRDDDIPGLVMDGVVDLGIIGENVLEEELLNRRAQGEDPRYLTLRRLDFGGCRLSLATPVDEAWDGPAALDGKRIATSYPHLLKRYLDQKGVSFKSCLLNGSVEVAPRAGLADAICDLVSTGATLEANGLREVEVIYRSKACLIQRDGEMAQSKQELIDKLLTRIQGVIQARESKYIMMHAPSERLEEVIALLPGAERPTILPLAGEQQRVAMHMVSSETLFWETMEKLKALGASSILVLPIEKMME; encoded by the coding sequence ATGTTAGACAACACCCGCTTACGCATAGCTATTCAGAAATCAGGCCGTTTAAGCGATGATTCACGAGAATTGCTGGCCCGCTGCGGCATAAAAATTAATTTACACACTCAGCGCCTGATTGCGATGGCGGAAAACATGCCGATTGATATCCTGCGCGTGCGTGATGATGACATTCCGGGTCTGGTAATGGATGGCGTGGTCGATCTCGGTATTATCGGCGAAAACGTGCTGGAAGAAGAGCTACTCAACCGCCGCGCACAGGGCGAAGATCCACGCTATTTAACCCTGCGCCGTCTTGACTTCGGCGGCTGCCGTTTATCGCTGGCAACACCGGTTGACGAAGCCTGGGACGGCCCGGCCGCGCTGGACGGTAAACGTATCGCTACCTCATATCCGCACCTCCTCAAACGCTACCTCGACCAGAAAGGCGTCTCTTTTAAATCGTGTCTGTTAAATGGTTCTGTCGAAGTCGCGCCGCGCGCGGGGCTGGCCGACGCTATCTGCGATTTGGTCTCTACCGGCGCGACGCTTGAAGCTAACGGCCTGCGTGAAGTCGAAGTTATCTACCGCTCTAAAGCCTGTCTGATTCAGCGCGACGGTGAGATGGCACAGAGCAAGCAAGAGCTGATCGATAAATTGCTGACCCGTATTCAGGGCGTGATTCAGGCGCGCGAATCGAAATACATCATGATGCACGCGCCAAGTGAACGCCTGGAAGAGGTTATCGCCCTGCTGCCAGGCGCCGAAAGGCCGACAATTCTGCCGCTGGCAGGCGAGCAACAGCGCGTGGCGATGCACATGGTCAGCAGCGAAACGTTGTTCTGGGAAACCATGGAGAAACTGAAAGCGCTTGGCGCCAGCTCGATTCTGGTACTGCCGATCGAGAAGATGATGGAGTGA
- the hisD gene encoding histidinal dehydrogenase (histidinol dehydrogenase. (SW:HISX_SALTY)) — MSFNTLIDWNSCSPEQQRALLTRPAISASDSITRTVSDILDNVKTRGDDALREYSAKFDKTEVTALRVTPEEIAAAGARLSDELKQAMTAAVKNIETFHSAQTLPPVDVETQPGVRCQQVTRPVSSVGLYIPGGSAPLFSTVLMLATPARIAGCQKVVLCSPPPIADEILYAAQLCGVQEIFNVGGAQAIAALAFGSESVPKVDKIFGPGNAFVTEAKRQVSQRLDGAAIDMPAGPSEVLVIADSGATPDFVASDLLSQAEHGPDSQVILLTPDADIARKVAEAVERQLAELPRADTARQALSASRLIVTKDLAQCVAISNQYGPEHLIIQTRNARDLVDAITSAGSVFLGDWSPESAGDYASGTNHVLPTYGYTATCSSLGLADFQKRMTVQELSKAGFSALASTIETLAAAERLTAHKNAVTLRVNALKEQA; from the coding sequence ATGAGCTTCAATACCCTGATTGACTGGAACAGCTGTAGCCCTGAACAGCAGCGTGCGCTGCTGACGCGTCCGGCGATTTCCGCCTCTGACAGTATTACCCGGACGGTCAGCGATATTCTGGATAATGTAAAAACGCGCGGTGACGATGCCCTGCGTGAATACAGCGCTAAATTTGATAAAACAGAAGTGACAGCGCTACGCGTCACCCCTGAAGAGATCGCCGCCGCCGGCGCGCGTCTGAGCGACGAATTAAAACAGGCGATGACCGCTGCCGTCAAAAATATTGAAACGTTCCATTCCGCGCAGACGCTACCGCCTGTAGATGTGGAAACCCAGCCAGGCGTGCGTTGCCAGCAGGTTACGCGTCCCGTCTCGTCTGTCGGTCTGTATATTCCCGGCGGCTCGGCTCCGCTCTTCTCAACGGTGCTGATGCTGGCGACGCCGGCGCGCATTGCGGGATGCCAGAAGGTGGTTCTGTGCTCGCCGCCGCCCATCGCTGATGAAATCCTCTATGCGGCGCAACTGTGTGGCGTGCAGGAAATCTTTAACGTCGGCGGCGCGCAGGCGATTGCCGCTCTGGCCTTCGGCAGCGAGTCCGTACCGAAAGTGGATAAAATTTTTGGCCCCGGCAACGCCTTTGTAACCGAAGCCAAACGTCAGGTCAGCCAGCGTCTCGACGGCGCGGCTATCGATATGCCAGCCGGGCCGTCTGAAGTACTGGTGATCGCAGACAGCGGCGCAACACCGGATTTCGTCGCTTCTGACCTGCTCTCCCAGGCTGAGCACGGCCCGGATTCCCAGGTGATCCTGCTGACGCCTGATGCTGACATTGCCCGCAAGGTGGCGGAGGCGGTAGAACGTCAACTGGCGGAACTGCCGCGCGCGGACACCGCCCGGCAGGCCCTGAGCGCCAGTCGTCTGATTGTGACCAAAGATTTAGCGCAGTGCGTCGCCATCTCTAATCAGTATGGGCCGGAACACTTAATCATCCAGACGCGCAATGCGCGCGATTTGGTGGATGCGATTACCAGCGCAGGCTCGGTATTTCTCGGCGACTGGTCGCCGGAATCCGCCGGTGATTACGCTTCCGGAACCAACCATGTTTTACCGACCTATGGCTATACTGCTACCTGTTCCAGCCTTGGGTTAGCGGATTTCCAGAAACGGATGACCGTTCAGGAACTGTCGAAAGCGGGCTTTTCCGCTCTGGCATCAACCATTGAAACATTGGCGGCGGCAGAACGTCTGACCGCCCATAAAAATGCCGTGACCCTGCGCGTAAACGCCCTCAAGGAGCAAGCATGA